A portion of the Bubalus kerabau isolate K-KA32 ecotype Philippines breed swamp buffalo chromosome 1, PCC_UOA_SB_1v2, whole genome shotgun sequence genome contains these proteins:
- the CLEC4E gene encoding C-type lectin domain family 4 member E — MNSSTSPASQSTERRCFSSQLFSWAIAGTSILLLSACFITRCVVTYSIFQLCDEKKLQPPGDSMELSCYNDGSGSVKNCCPLNWFHFQSSCYLFSADTMSWTASLKNCSSMGAHLVVINTQEEQEFLYHTKPRKKEFYIGMTDQVSEGQWQWVDGTPLTKSLSFWDAGEPNNLVIVEDCATIRDSSNPRQNWNDVPCFFNMFRVCEMPERKI, encoded by the exons atgaattcATCCACATCGCCAGCATCACAAAGCACAG AGAGAAGATGCTTCTCTTCCCAGCTGTTCTCATGGGCCATTGCTGGCACCTCCATCCTGCTCCTGAGTGCCTGTTTTATCACCAGATGTGTTG TGACATATAGCATCTTTCAACTATGTGATGAGAAAAAGCTCCAGCCACCTGGGGATTCCATGGAACTCTCCTGCTATAATGATGGATCag GTTCAGTCAAGAATTGCTGTCCACTGAACTGGTTCCATTTTCAATCCAGCTGCTACTTATTTTCTGCTGACACCATGTCCTGGACAGCAAGTCTAAAAAACTGCTCGAGCATGGGCGCTCACCTGGTGGTTATCAACACGCAGGAGGAGCAG GAATTCCTTTACCACACAAAACCTAGAAAGAAAGAGTTTTATATTGGAATGACGGACCAGGTGTCTGAGGGTCAGTGGCAATGGGTAGATGGTACACCTCTCACAAAGTCTCTGAG CTTCTGGGATGCAGGGGAGCCCAACAACCTGGTTATCGTGGAGGACTGCGCCACCATAAGGGACTCCTCAAATCCAAGGCAAAACTGGAATGATGTGCCCTGTTTCTTCAATATGTTTCGGGTTTGCGAAATGCCAGAAAGAaagatttga
- the CLEC4D gene encoding C-type lectin domain family 4 member D — translation MGQEEPLNKLERGQHSQLIPWTIAIFFMSLLSACFIANCVVTHHNFLSCKKGTTGFFRLPKQHPKVTCVREKPELKGTERGTWNCCPVGWKAFQSNCYFPFNDNKTWAQSESHCSGVGGHLATISTGAEQNFITQFLDRRFSYFLGLRSENLDGQWHWVDKKPFNPQMVFWHKREPSNDQKEKCVVLVNDKDKWAWSDFPCDYKTSWICKITGTAFN, via the exons ATGGGGCAAGAAGAACCACTAAATAAAC taGAAAGAGGCCAGCATTCCCAGCTGATCCCTTGGACCATTGCTATTTTTTTCATGTCACTTCTAAGTGCCTGTTTTATTGCGAATTGTGTGG TGACTCACCACAACTTTCTATCCTGTAAGAAAGGAACAACAGGGTTCTTCAGGCTCCCAAAGCAGCACCCAAAGGTGACATGTGTCAGagagaaaccagaactgaaaggtACAGAGA GGGGCACCTGGAATTGCTGTCCTGTGGGCTGGAAAGCCTTCCAGTCCAACtgctattttccttttaatgacaACAAGACATGGGCTCAGAGTGAAAGCCACTGCTCTGGGGTGGGAGGTCACCTGGCCACCATCAGCACAGGGGCTGAGCAG AACTTTATCACTCAATTTTTGGATAGACGATTTTCATATTTCCTGGGACTTAGGAGTGAGAACCTTGACGGCCAGTGGCATTGGGTGGACAAGAAACCATTTAACCCACAGATGGT attCTGGCACAAGCGTGAACCCAGCaatgatcagaaagaaaaatgtgttgTTCTTGTTAACGACAAAGACAAATGGGCCTGGAGTGATTTTCCTTGTGACTATAAGACAAGTTGGATTTGCAAGATAACTGGAACTGCATTCAACTAA